GGGCCGGCGCGCCGGCTCCGGCGGCATCTGGCAGTCGCTCGCCGGATCGTTCGCGGTGAGCGCGTACGCGACGCCCGCCTCGCGATGGCTGATAACCCCGGCCGACAGTTCGGTCGCGCGTGACGTGGGCCCCGGTGAGGGCTCCGGCGCACCGCTCAAAGTCGGCCACAGCGATGTGCAGAAGCTGCGGGAGGCCGCCGAGGACGCGCGGCGCTGGGACTCCAAGTACGGCGGCGGCGACTGGCGTTCGTCGATGGTCCCCGAGTGCTTAAGGGTGGAGGCCGCCCCGCTCCTGCTCGGCTCCTACTCCGACGAGGTCGGCCGGGCCCTCTTCGGCGCCTCCGCCGAACTCACCCGGCTCGCCGGCTGGATGGCCTTCGACACGGGCCAGCAGGAAGCGGCCCAGCGCTACTACATCCAGGCCCTGCGCCTGGCCCGGGCGGCGGCGGACGTCCCCCTCGGGGGCTACGTCCTGGCCTCCATGTCCCTCCAGGCCACCTACCGCGGCTTCGGCGACGAGGGCGTGGACCTCGCCCAGGCCGCCCTGGAACGCAACCGCGGACTGGCGACGGCCCGCACCATGAGCTTCTTCCGCCTCGTCGAGGCCCGGGCACACGCGCGTGCGGGCGACGCCCAGGCGGCCGGCGGCGCCCTCAAGGCCGCCGAGAGCTGGCTGGAGCGGGCCCGCCCCGGCGACCACGACCCGAGCTGGCTCGGCTTCTACTCCTACGACCGCTTCTGCGCCGACGCGGCCGAGTGCTACCGCGACCTCAAAGCCCCCCGCCAGGTCCGCCGCTTCACGGAGCAGGCCCTGTCGAAGCCGACGGAGGAGTTCGTCCGCTCGCACGGCCTGCGCCTGGTCGTGTCGGCCGTGGCCGAACTGGAGTCGGGCAACCTGGACGCGGCGTGCGAGCAGGGGGTGCGGGCGGTGGAGGTCGCCGGGCGCATCTCGTCGGCCCGTACGACCGAGTACGTGAAGGACCTCCTGCACCGGCTGGAGCCGTACGGGGACGAGCCCCGGGTGGTGGAGCTCCGCGAGCGCGCGAGGCCGCTGCTGATGGCCCCTGCCTGAGCATGTACCTGCCTACTGCCTCTCACCGCGTTTGAAGGCGCTGTCAGTGGCGCAGTGCACTATCGGTAGTGGGAGGTGGTGCGGGTGCGGACCGCATACGACTGTGACGTGCTGGTGATCGGCGGCGGGATCGTCGGCCTGTCGACGGCGTACGCGATCACCCGCGCCGCACCGGGCACACGTGTCACCGTCCTGGAGAAGGAACCGGGCCCGGCCCGGCACCAGACCGGACGCAACAGCGGCGTCATCCACAGCGGCATCTACTACCGCCCCGGCTCCCTCAAGGCGCGCTACGCGGTGCGGGGCGCCGCCGAGATGGTCAAGTTCTGCGCCGAGTACGGCATCCCGCACGCGGTCACCGGCAAGCTGATCGTCGCGACCGACCGGGCCGAGCTGCCCCGGCTGCACGCGCTCGTGCAGCGCGGCCGGGAGAACGGCATTCCGGTGCGGGAGCTGGGCGCGCCCCAGATCGCGGAGTACGAGCCGGAGGTGCGGGGCCTCGCCGCGATACACGTCGGCACGACCGGCATCTGCGACTTCGTCGCGGTCGCGCGTCAGCTGGCGCACGGCTCGGGGGCGGAGATCCGGTACGGCACGCGGGTCGTCCGCGTCGACCGCCGCCCCGAGCGGGGGGTCGCGGTGCTCACGGCGGCGGGGGACGTCGTACGCGGGCGGGTCATGGTGAACTGCGCGGGCCTGCACTGCGACGAGATCGCCCGGCTGACCGGGGACGAGCCGGAGGTGCGGATCGTGCCGTTCCGGGGCGAGTACTACGAGCTGGCCCGGCCGGAGCTGGTCCGGGGGCTGGTGTACCCCGTCCCCGACCCGGCGTTCCCCTTCCTCGGGGTGCACCTCACCCGCGGGATCGACGGCGGTGTCCACATCGGTCCCAACGCGGTGCCGGCGCTGGCCCGCGAGGGGTACGGGTGGGGCACGGTCCGCTGGCGCGAGCTGGGGTCGACGCTGACCTGGCCCGGTTCCTGGCACATCGCCCGCCGGCACTGGCGGTACGGGGCGGGTGAGCTGCGCCGGTCGCTGTCCAAGGCGGCGTTCACGGAGGCGGTGCGCAGACTGCTGCCCGGGGTGTCCGAGGACGACCTCGTGCCGACGGCGGCGGGTGTGCGGGCCCAGGCGGTACTGCGTGACGGCACGCTGGTGGACGACTTCCTGATCCGCGAGGGCCCCCGCACGGTCCACGTACTGAACGCTCCGTCCCCTGCGGCCACGGCGTCCTTGCCGATCGGCAGGGAGGTGGCACGCAGGGCGTTGAGCGCGCTGTGAGTGTGCCGGGCACTCGGCGTTGGCGCTGGGGCCGGGTGGGCCCGCAGCTGGGTGAGTCCACGACGCGCCCGCACTCGCCGGACGACGCAAGGGGACGTGTCGGGGGTGTCCGCCCGCAGCGGTTGGCGCGTCAACGCCAGTCAGTCGGTCAGTGGGTCCATCGCGCCGTTCCGAGGACGGACACCCCCCGGCGCGGCCCCGACCCACCACCCGGCGTCACGCGCTACGCGCACCCCCACGCACCGGCCGTAAAATCGACCTCACTGTGTCTGACTCCGTGAACACCCCTGAAACCCCGCCCCAGCCCCCCGCCCCCGGCGTCTCCCTCCGGCACACCCGGGCCAAGGGAGAGCCGCGCTTCCCCGACGGGCCGAAGGCCGACCCCGCCGGGTCGCACTTCGAGCGGCGGATCCGGAGTTTCCAGCCCCGGCGGAGCCGGGTCACAGCCGGTCAGGCCGACGCTCTGCAGCGGCTCTGGCCCAAGTGGGGCCTCGACATCGACGGCAGCCGGACCCTCGACCTGCCCGACCTGTTCGGCAACGACAACCCCGTCGTCCTGGAGATCGGCTTCGGCATGGGCGAGGCCACCGCCCAGATGGCCGCGGCCGACCCCGCCACCAACATCCTCGCCGTCGACGTCCACACCCCCGGCCAGGGCAACCTGCTCAATCTCGCCGACCGGAACGGCCTGTCCAACATCCGGGTCGCCAACGGCGACGCGATCATCCTGCTCCGCGAGATGCTCGCCCCGGACTCCCTCGACGGCCTGCGCGTCTACTTCCCCGACCCCTGGCCCAAGAAGCGGCACCACAAGCGCAGGCTCATCCAGCCGGCCTTCCTGACCCTGGCCGCCACCCGCCTCCGGCCCGGCGCGATCCTGCACTGCGCCACCGACTGGGAGCCGTACGCCGAACAGATGCTCGACGTCCTCACGGCCCACCCCGACTTCGAGAA
This genomic stretch from Streptomyces sp. Go-475 harbors:
- a CDS encoding MFS transporter, producing the protein MSREQRGPNEKLGAVLALAGISNAGLARRVNDLGAQRGLTLRYDKTSVARWVSKGMVPQGAAPHLIAAAIGQKLGRPVPLHEIGLADADPAPEVGLAFPRDVGQAVKSATELYRLDLAGRRAGSGGIWQSLAGSFAVSAYATPASRWLITPADSSVARDVGPGEGSGAPLKVGHSDVQKLREAAEDARRWDSKYGGGDWRSSMVPECLRVEAAPLLLGSYSDEVGRALFGASAELTRLAGWMAFDTGQQEAAQRYYIQALRLARAAADVPLGGYVLASMSLQATYRGFGDEGVDLAQAALERNRGLATARTMSFFRLVEARAHARAGDAQAAGGALKAAESWLERARPGDHDPSWLGFYSYDRFCADAAECYRDLKAPRQVRRFTEQALSKPTEEFVRSHGLRLVVSAVAELESGNLDAACEQGVRAVEVAGRISSARTTEYVKDLLHRLEPYGDEPRVVELRERARPLLMAPA
- the lhgO gene encoding L-2-hydroxyglutarate oxidase; its protein translation is MVRVRTAYDCDVLVIGGGIVGLSTAYAITRAAPGTRVTVLEKEPGPARHQTGRNSGVIHSGIYYRPGSLKARYAVRGAAEMVKFCAEYGIPHAVTGKLIVATDRAELPRLHALVQRGRENGIPVRELGAPQIAEYEPEVRGLAAIHVGTTGICDFVAVARQLAHGSGAEIRYGTRVVRVDRRPERGVAVLTAAGDVVRGRVMVNCAGLHCDEIARLTGDEPEVRIVPFRGEYYELARPELVRGLVYPVPDPAFPFLGVHLTRGIDGGVHIGPNAVPALAREGYGWGTVRWRELGSTLTWPGSWHIARRHWRYGAGELRRSLSKAAFTEAVRRLLPGVSEDDLVPTAAGVRAQAVLRDGTLVDDFLIREGPRTVHVLNAPSPAATASLPIGREVARRALSAL
- the trmB gene encoding tRNA (guanosine(46)-N7)-methyltransferase TrmB, translated to MNTPETPPQPPAPGVSLRHTRAKGEPRFPDGPKADPAGSHFERRIRSFQPRRSRVTAGQADALQRLWPKWGLDIDGSRTLDLPDLFGNDNPVVLEIGFGMGEATAQMAAADPATNILAVDVHTPGQGNLLNLADRNGLSNIRVANGDAIILLREMLAPDSLDGLRVYFPDPWPKKRHHKRRLIQPAFLTLAATRLRPGAILHCATDWEPYAEQMLDVLTAHPDFENTQADGGFAPRPDFRPLTRFEGQGLDKGHVVNDLLFRRVQHVDQPPTGA